A window of Desulfobacterales bacterium genomic DNA:
ATGGCGCTGGTGATTATTCACAAAGCGCTTCTGGAAAACTGCCGCGATGACCTGCCGGCCTATTTGTCGTACAGAACTCACGCCGGGAAGGATTCGCTCTATAATACACCACCGGTTTTTGCCATTTATATGATGAAACTCACCGTTGACTGGGTTAAAGAAAAGGGCGGGCTGGCAGAAATGGAAAAACGCGCCCTGGCGCGTTCTGGAACGCTGTATGACACTATCGACCGCTCCGAAGGCTGGTACCGCTGCCCGGTGGACACAGGCTCCCGCTCTCGCATGAATGTCTGTTTCCGTCTGCCGACCGAAGAACTGGAGGCCAAGTTTATCGCCGAAGCGCTCGAGGCCGGTTTTTCAGGCCTTAAAGGCCATCGATCGGTGGGCGGTTGTCGGGCGTCGATGTACAATGCCATGCCGGTCGAGGGCGCTGAACGGCTGACGGAGTTTATGCTGGAATTCAAGCAAAAAAATGCCTGATTCAAAGTTTCTAGTGTCAGTGATTTTGAATTTGACAAAAAAGATGGATTCTTGCATAAAGAGTATAAAAAAGGGGGGTATGGGTAACGGAACCCATATTAATATTAACCATCGGCTGCATAGCACTTGAATTTCGGGTCGAGTATACCTTCCCTTTGCCTTCAACTATCCGGAAGGCATGTGATTCATATTTTCACAACCATCGAATAGACTGGCGTAACGCATTCAGGTAGATAATAAATTACACCCTTTACCGGAGGGCTTATGTCTTAAACTAACCCCCTTTTCTTTTTTGAAGGAAGGGGTTTTTTATTGGGTGCAACATGGAAAAAAATATATGCCAGGCCAAAACCAAGAAAAACAAACCGTGTAAAAACAGTGCAATTGAAGGTTCTGATTTTTGCCATGTCCATGCAAAACCACATATGGATTTTCCGCCTGTGAAAATTACGGCTTACATATGTCCCTATTGCGAGGAACCTATCAGAAAGAATGCTGAATCGTGTGAGGTTTGCGATGAAACCTTTAAAATATGCCCTTATTGCGATGAACCACTGAGGCAAGATGCTAAATTATGCAATTTTTGCCAGCTCTACCGCCCACCCATTCAACCCATCCACAATGATGTGGAGAACTTTATGCCGATCCAGCAAAGCAGCTCTGCAGACGGTGCAAGCCTTTCCTTTGGGATCCTATTTGTCGTACCTGTGTTTCTTTTTGTTGTATTTTTATTTGTGGTGTTGACTTATATGTTTTCCTACTAAATAGTCCGCATTTTTTCATTTTATTACTCACTAACGGCTTGGTTCTCATCTGTTTGTGGTTCAGAATGGTGCGAACTGTAGCGCCTCATATCGGCCGCAATGATGTCGACATCCAATTTCACAGGTCTGCCAATATCTGCCTGAAGGTGTTCCCGGAACATGTCTGTTCGTTTTTCAATACTGACGGCAGCCCTCTCGGTATACTCATCAATGGGGAAAATACCATCAATATTGACGTGTGTAACACCGCCTTGGTGGGTAACTCTGATCGAATTTATTTTAACCCTGCCCGTTATGATGTCGGGCCGCGTCACCGCAAGCTTAGCGAAAAGGCGAACGACCCTGTTCTTCACGTACATATCTTGCAGCGCCTGATACAAAGGATTAATCAGAACCGTGGATATACCCACCAACAGCACCAAACCGATCAGCGCTTTCTTCCACTTGCCATAGCGCTGGAAGATAAAAACCAACATTGCGAACACAACGATTCCAAAAAAGTTGGTCAGAAAGAGCAGAAAGGAGCCGGCGGCAATATCTGTTCCACCAGCGTGGAGACCGAATTTGCTTAATGACAATCCTGCCTCGGCAGCGGCTTTACGCCCCAGGTCCAAACCAATCCCGGTTACAGCCAGTGGAGGAACCAGGGCGACCGCAATGGCAACGCCTGCGATTGAACTGATAATGCTTTTGCGTGTGTGGGCAAAGGCGGCCGCCGCCCCTGCTGCCACCGCAACACCAAGGTCGATTAGCGTCGGTGATGTGCGGTTCAGGATTTCGGAGCCGGTGATTCGCATCCCAAACAGATGTGTGATGAGGAATGACAGTGCCACCACCAGGATCACACCGGCAATAACGGTAATAAATGATCGAAGGACCAGCACCCGATCGAATGCCACCGCGCCGAACGCAAAGCTCATTATGGGGGACATCAGCGGCGCAACTATCATGGCGCCAATGATTGAAGGGGCGCTGTTCGCAATCAGACCCAGTGTGGCGATAACTGCGGCGAGTGACAGCATAAAAAAGAAGCCAAAGGAGGGAATTGAGGCTTCATGCATATGAGACGAAAGCTCGGTGCCTGGAACGGCGTCCTCCACAAACACTGCCCAGTCACCCGTAAGTTGTTGCAATGCCCGAGACAAGATTGATTTTTTCATATTGATATGACCTCCTTATAGCATTGAGGATACCGCGTAATTCGTTGTAAAATCTTGGCCAAACAAAAACAGCATAAGTGTCGAACTGGCCAAATCTATAAAATATAGATGCTTAGACAATCTATGCTTGGATTGTCAATTAATATTTAAAAGCCAGATTTGAATCCGTTTAGCAATCTGATCCAAATCTCTCAGAGTGTGCAGAGATGAAAATAGAGGTTCTTAATGTGTGGTATAACGGGATTCTTCCAACTTGTTTAACAACCTGTGCTAACTCTAACATAACCGAAGTTTTGAATCCCATAAGAACGTTGCGATATCATATTTTTTGCGGCAAGATATCGGAAGGCAGGCCAAGCCCTTCGACCAAGATAGACCGATAGATTTCAAACACTTTTTCTTTGATCTCCTCTTTTGTGTCAGGAGGGGTTTGGGCAATCATAATGCCGCTTGTAAGCATACAGGCCTGAATGTCTCTGGAAGGATTGAAAGCGGTGCCAAGCTGTCCGGTTGATTGAATCACAAATTTGTTCTTTTTTAGCGCCTTTTTGAGCTTAGCCAGATCAATGCTGATTCTGCGGTTGGGAGACAGGACAAAGTTACGGCGCCCATCCCGCGCACAGGTTTCCTCAAACAAACGGTCGACTATTTCTTGCGGCGGGCCTGCTGGATTTTTCCCGCAAACCCTGCAGCCTTCCACCGATTGCATATTCACAATGATAAACTCAAATTCTCTGAGATTGATGTACAGTAATTTGTTATATAATTTGGGTTCCTGTCCGGTTAAGAGCCTGACCGCTTCTGAAACCTGTACTGAAGAAACAATGCCGAGGACCGACGGATGCACTCCCACCACCCCGCACACCGGGAGGTCTTCATCCTTGAGCCCGGGCATAAAACATTCCAGGCAAAACGTTTGGTTGGGCAGCAGGGTTGATGTATTTCCAAAGGCCTCGATGGCAGCACCAAAAACATAGGGGACCTTAAGCTGGTTGCAAATGCGATTGACCAGATACCGGGGCTCGGGCCGATCCAGCCCATCAATAACCACATCCATTCCGCTGATGATTTCCACTGCATTGATTGAATTCAGTGACTCGGGAATGGGCTCAATCTGCACATCGGGATTGAGCCGATTTAATTTTTGTTGTGCCATCTCGACTTTCGGCATGCCGACGCATTCGGCATCGTAAAGATGCTGGCGGTGAAGATCGGAGCGGGAAACAATATCCCTGTCAACGATGCGCAGATATCCGATACCCATACCGACCAGCTGGGTGGCAATCGGTGATCCCAGACCGCCGACACCAACAAGGCACACCTTGGCATTGCGCAATTTAAGCTGTCCATCATAACCGATGTCAGCTAGCACAATCTGGCGTGAATAAGTTTCCAACTCTTTCTCGGTAAGATCCGGCAACATTCTTTGATGTCCTGTATGTCTCACTCGCACGGCAAATGGTAATTCTTAACCCATATA
This region includes:
- a CDS encoding DUF389 domain-containing protein, with amino-acid sequence MKKSILSRALQQLTGDWAVFVEDAVPGTELSSHMHEASIPSFGFFFMLSLAAVIATLGLIANSAPSIIGAMIVAPLMSPIMSFAFGAVAFDRVLVLRSFITVIAGVILVVALSFLITHLFGMRITGSEILNRTSPTLIDLGVAVAAGAAAAFAHTRKSIISSIAGVAIAVALVPPLAVTGIGLDLGRKAAAEAGLSLSKFGLHAGGTDIAAGSFLLFLTNFFGIVVFAMLVFIFQRYGKWKKALIGLVLLVGISTVLINPLYQALQDMYVKNRVVRLFAKLAVTRPDIITGRVKINSIRVTHQGGVTHVNIDGIFPIDEYTERAAVSIEKRTDMFREHLQADIGRPVKLDVDIIAADMRRYSSHHSEPQTDENQAVSE
- a CDS encoding HesA/MoeB/ThiF family protein, which gives rise to MLPDLTEKELETYSRQIVLADIGYDGQLKLRNAKVCLVGVGGLGSPIATQLVGMGIGYLRIVDRDIVSRSDLHRQHLYDAECVGMPKVEMAQQKLNRLNPDVQIEPIPESLNSINAVEIISGMDVVIDGLDRPEPRYLVNRICNQLKVPYVFGAAIEAFGNTSTLLPNQTFCLECFMPGLKDEDLPVCGVVGVHPSVLGIVSSVQVSEAVRLLTGQEPKLYNKLLYINLREFEFIIVNMQSVEGCRVCGKNPAGPPQEIVDRLFEETCARDGRRNFVLSPNRRISIDLAKLKKALKKNKFVIQSTGQLGTAFNPSRDIQACMLTSGIMIAQTPPDTKEEIKEKVFEIYRSILVEGLGLPSDILPQKI
- a CDS encoding aminotransferase class V-fold PLP-dependent enzyme, with protein sequence MALVIIHKALLENCRDDLPAYLSYRTHAGKDSLYNTPPVFAIYMMKLTVDWVKEKGGLAEMEKRALARSGTLYDTIDRSEGWYRCPVDTGSRSRMNVCFRLPTEELEAKFIAEALEAGFSGLKGHRSVGGCRASMYNAMPVEGAERLTEFMLEFKQKNA